CTATTTGGAAGGAGATGAAAGAATTTCAGGACAACAACGTGTGCATAACTAACAGTAATTACTCATGAAGTTTATATGTTTGTAAGCAAGCCAATACAAGCATCACAAGGATTAACTCTGCTGGTCACACGAGACAAACAATAACCTGCTCTATCATAACTCTAACACGCCAACGCAAAACTCTACTTTATGTTCCATGAGGTAACCATGAAGCATGAATGTTCTGTTTTCTTATACAAAACCATGATAATTACACAAGCAAGCATAGAAGCAATAAACCCTACTTAATCTAGATATATCACAGCTCACAAATGACAACCGCAAAAACTATAGCATCCCACTGATATGAATTTTGAACCACATAGTCCACTCAGTCATTTTTTGGGTCATGTGCAAGCACCAAGCAACAAACAGACCGTGAACAAAGAGGAGTTGAAAACAGAGTCTAGATCAAGGTCAATTTTTCCATGGTGTAAACAGAGTCTAGATCAAGGCACTAGGCGACAGCAAAACCCCAAACCTTAAGCACTGCTAGGTGTGTGCTTAAGCGTGCCTAGGCATGCGCATAGAAGCCGGGAATGCgggtcgccgccgcgtcccccgATCCGGGGTCGGTCGACCCAGTTCGGGATCGGGGTCGATTCCCCAAGTAGATCCTCCTCAATTTTTCCCAAAAGTACCGTTCCGCGTCCCACGATCCCGTTCCTCGACCCGAACGAACCGGGTTTGTGGCAACTATGGGCATGCGTTTAGGCGAGATAAGCGCTAGGCAAAACTAGCAATTCGCGCCGAGCACTTTTTTTCAACCTTGCAGTTTTCTCATTCAGAACTACAGGGCTCACAATTTAATCAGCAAGCGCTGCAACACATTAAGTAAATTACGAGAAATTACGAGAAAACAACTTATTGGCAGAACTCCATTGACATAACTCGCACTTAACATTTCAAGTACACTTAATTTCATTCCGCTTCCCATGAAGCAACCAACCACAAAGCGCAGAATGACGAATCCCTAACCAACACAGCCCCAGAACGCACTACTTCAGGTCGATCAATCCCTCCACCAGAACCAACCAAGCAATCACCCACACGCAGAGCAGATCCCCCACCCAGTAAATCACCCACCCAACGGTGAAACTACACGATACGCTTCCAACCCCGTCGAGTCGCAAGCTACATCGGTGCATCTGGATGCAGGAAACAACAGAGAAGGGGGCGACGCGGCGGTACCTTGGATTGGGgcgggaggaaggaggaggcgccgggAGGGGCGCGAACTTGCTCCCCCGAAGCGCGCGCCGCTCCTCGTCGGTCAGGtccccgcccgccgccatgccgccgacgccgcgcggTGGTCGAAGGGAGGCGCTCACGCTAGTactggaggaagaggacggcGACTCCTCTGTTCGGTCGGTGGCTTGTCTCTTGGGGCTCGGTTGGACCAggtctcctctctctccctccctctctctggcAGATGGGCCCGTGTGGCCGAATGCACCGATTTGAGGGTCGGTCGGACCAGGTCCGCAGCCTGACCGGACCGTGTACTCGAGCCAAAAGTCTCTTtgtatgacatgtgggcccttGTGTACAAAATGTGAAGTTCCTAGAAAATTCAAAAGTCGTCAAACAAAAAGGGAAAGGCTGAAAGAAGTCTTTCCTAGCAaacctgtaaaaaaaaggcttTCCAAGCATTagtttgaaaacaaaataaaaatacaggCAAAATTTGCAAGTCTATGGCGATGTCATGCTGCATTCGAGCAGTTCTTGCTTGAATTCAGCTGCATTCCAGACTCCAGAGCCAGTAAGCAAAGATGAAAGATCACAGCAGGGTAATGAAATTCTACTGACACAAGTGAAAATGTTCAGACTTATGGTCATATGCTGCTTTCTATCATAAACTGAACCGTGAATGTATTTACAAGGCCCCGGAATTCAGAAGGCTGGCATGGCAGGTACTAGCTTgttcggccggccggccaccgtCTTTTACATCGCCTCTGATAACTCGGCGAAACTAAGACAAAAATTACCCTGAGCGCAAGGCCGagttaacaaaaagaaaaaggaaaaaaacagcaGCATGGTCGGCAAGTCTGGAGCCGCTGCAGATTTCTGCAATCCTCCGTCTAGACGTAGTAGATCATGCCGACCTCGATGAGGCTGATGTGGGGTATGTGCAGCGTCACCGACGGGCCCCTGCAGTTCTTCCGGAGGAACGAGTAGGCGTAGTCGATGGCGAACGACTTGAGGAAGTTGGAGTTCTTCCTCGCCTTCACATACGAGTGCCCGATGATGTACGCCACGCCGGCCTCCTTGGCCTCCAGGAGGTCCGACAGCTCGTCCCTCACCTGCGGGTCGAtccgctcctcctccgatATCTGGAAACGGACCCTGCGGCGCCGGCTCAGGCTGCCCGACTCCTGCTCGTACAGGGACTGCAGGCTCTGGAGAGTCTCCGACTTGCTGCTCCTAGTCAGGGAGGTGCCTGCTGCTTCGTTCGAATCTCTCATGATCAGCCCGGTCCCGACTGTGTCAGCAGTGTGTATGACCGCCATTCTTCCTTCGGTGGATGACTCGTAGCTTCCAGAAGAGGCAGCTTCTTCGGCTTCCATTTGGATGAACTTGGCGATGCTCATCACAAGGTGGTTCTCAAAGTTCTCGTCTTctttctgcacatctttgtAACCGTACCTCACAATGCACCGGTACATCCGGTACTGCCTGGGGCCAATGCGTCCGATTAGGTACCGCTCATCAGCCGGAACATAGGGCACTGGCACGGACTTCACGCAGACAAAGACCAGAATCTGGTGAAATGCAGGCAGGTTGGTGACGAAATGTGAGAAGATGGCAGGAACCCCAGTCACTAGCTCCGTGTAGATGAGGCCAATTCCAGGCACACGCATGATACCAAGGCTCGGGCCAAGTGTTAGGATCCACTTCATCGAAACCTTGTTCTGGAGATCAAACAGGTACTTTCGCCTCGTGCCGTAGTGCCACACGTACATGATGAACATGAACACGAAGGCAAGCGCAATTGGAGCCCATCCTCCCTGAGGAACCTTCATAACTGCTGATGACAGATATGCACCCTCGATTGACCCAAAGAATACAAGGAACATCAAGGCAAGCAGGATGTTCTTTTGCCACACAAATATGATAACCAATGCCATCAGCCATGTGGTAACAAACATCACAGCTACACAAGCAAGACCTGAGATCATGCAGAGGAAGTGAGCAAAAGTTAGTATGGGCCTATCAAGCATGAAGAAATCAATGAAAGAAAGTGGTCAAGAATCTCAAGATCATCGTCACAGTCTAACGGCAAAATAAGTTTAGTTCCTACTTCCTAGTGACCAAGTAATACACACCTCTGAAGTTAGGGATATCACTTATAATCTATATCCAAGAAAAATAGCAGCAGGTTTTACCAAATTTGACAACATCAAGCAGATATATGTCAGACAGAATCGGCAATTataagttcttttttttcagcaATGCTATACGTACGATAGAATTTGTACAACATTTTGGTACCATTAGACTCAGATCAACCTGCTGTCAGTCAGTGGGGACATCACCATGCAGTAACTTGTGAGTCTGGTCGTACGCATATCGTACGCGATATGTCGTATGCAAGGcatttctgattttttttaggataGAGAATTATAAATAAACAGATATACATTTCTTGAATATTTTAGTTGAACTAAGAATGGTAGCATCAAGTGCAGCAATGAGTTATCAATATAAGAGCGTGAACTATGTTGCAGAGGAAAATGCATATTACGATTAAATTGAAGTATATGAGGAACCATAAGGTTCGATAATAGAAGTTATGTGTTCCATAGAATCTGCCTAATTTCAGCATTATTGAAGTTGTCAACTTACCATAAGCATTTCCTATAACTGTTATGTCACGGAAGCCCACTGTCACAGCTAAACAAAGGACCATCAGAATCCAATTTATCTCAGGTATGTAAATCTGGCCATAGATCCACCTTGATGTATGTACAACCTTCACTCGTGGAAAGCATCCCAAAGAAAGGCACTGCTTAACAATAGAAAAGGTCGCGGATATAACTGATTGGCTGCCCACAACTGCAGCAAGAGATGCTAGGACAAACATGGGCCAAAACACAGGACCTGCAAATATGATGTGCTATGCTTTAATGCTATTTCCAGTAACATGTGAAGCAAGAATTACCGGAGTATGTCTTTGGTGTTCAGAAGCTTACGTGGAATTGATTGGTAGAAACTGTCTTCTACATCTGAGATGTTTTTGGAAAGGAACGCAGCTTGCCCCATGTATTGCAAAACAAGACAGGGATAAATGACACCAACAAAAGCCAACTAAAAAAGAAGGTGAAGAGACAGAGTCAGCATTTCTTTATCAATCTATAACTTATGTCACAAATCAAATATGCAGTTCTGCGTACGGCGTACCCTGATAGATGAAGCAGTGAAGTGGCCAAGATCGGCAAACATAGCTTCAGTGCCTGCATATATTACAGAAATTTTAAGACAAGACTATTTGCTGGGGAAGAATAAATAATCTTAGCTAGATAACAGGTCTGCTTGAATTCACCTGTCACGGCAAGAAGTACTCCTCCTAGAGCAATCCAACCATCTCTTCCTGTTCTCTTGAAGAACTTTACAATATAGTGAGGGGAAAGAGCAAGACATATTCTAGGATTCCAGCGGATGATATTATACAGACCAATGCCACCAATGCTCAAGAGCCAGAGTACAACAATGGGGGCAAACATAAATGCTACCCTATGAGTACCTCGGTGTTGTAGTGCAAAGAGGCCAACAAGCACAACACATGCAATCAATACCACCCAACCTGTACACCAGCAAGTTAGTCAGGATGGTGAAAGCCATTTACTCAAGGGAACTACGACTAATTCAGATATATCCCTCAACGATGAAATTAAGGGTATAAGTAATATCTTGAATGCACAAAAATGAACTATGCACAACAAATGGCAAGATGATGTTTGCACAACACGAGTTGATGATGAGAAACCCTTTGATTACTTACAGGTAACTTGAGTTACAACTTACATAGGATTTTCCTCACATTTTAAAATTCACAGATGATAGACAGGTAATAAACATTAAATGGAATAGATTTTACTATATTAGCATATTAAGGGGAAACCAGAAGTGATCAAAGTGATAACTTGACTGGCACTTGAGATCCGAAACAGAATTTGGCCGCACTCAACACAGCACCCATGTAAGGAAGACTAATCGAGAGAACTAGAGAAGTATGGGGACGCTTATGTTACTGATTCTATCCCGACATATAAAAACTTCAGCTACCCACTTTGAAGCTATAAAGTTTACTAGATGAAATACTTTCTTAAGAGAGTTTTCTACACATATGTAATAATTAGAATATATTAAAAGAACGAGTTTGCGAAATAACCATTAAGCAATAGAAGGGGAAAACTAGGAAGAAGCTATACATACCATTTCCTAATCCACCGGTGTCGGAGTCTCGTAATCCAGATATGGCTGACAAAACTGCAACAATCACAGCATGAGTGACAACTGACAACAGCATTACtcggaaaaataaaaactgaCAACAGCGAAACACATGTGTTGCACAATTAAAGAAATGAAGAAGCCAAAGAAACAGGGACATGTCATGCATACCAGAGATGGTGGGTGTAAGGACGCCATCACCTATCACCATGCATGCCCCAAACAGCACAAAAAGAAGCAAACAGGTCCGCAGCTTCCTGTGCTTCTCCAGAAACCTTTTGAATGGAGAGGAAACAGCAGCCCGATCACACCCAGGCTGGTAATATGTTGACAGCTCTTCATCTGCCGCTTGCTGGTTAGGAAGCAGACTCAACTTTGCATGTCTGCAGAGTAGTGAGTACAAAGCAAATGTCCCCCCTGTACAACACATTTACCTTAATCAGTAACCATGTGTAGTCAGAAAAAGAAGCTAAACAAAGCAACTacaagcccccccccccccccccactctTTCAAATGTAACCGTTTATCGTTATCAATATATACACTGTCGGAACCTTacccaaaagaaaaggatagcTGAAACCACCACTTGTGTAAAGAGAAAGAACATAAAATACACATGTGTTGCTTGTTATGATTATAATTTTATTACAGAACTTCATCTTTTCTGTGTTCCTTTTCGCCTACTAGAATTTAGTTACTATCCTGAAGCTAACACTTCCTcaaaattcaatgaaccaaAATTGTACTAGGAGCATACGTACTTCAATTAGAAAATCAGTAACACAGTCTAGTACAACAAAATTACTCACCCTCGCCATTATCATCAGCAGACAATACAATTATGACATACTTCAGCAACGGAAGGAGTGTCAAGGTCCAAAATATCAGCGAAAGCAGCCCAAAGATGGTGATCTCGTCACGGTAATTGTACAGATTCCCAGACATTGCGCTCTTGAAGACATACAGAGGTGACGTACTCAGGTCTCCATACACCACGCCAAAGCTCTGAAATGCTAGTATGGAGAGAGTTTTGCGGTGATTTCTCCATTGGTCCTGCAAAACAACAGCCATAAGCACAGCAATAGtgtgaacaacaacaaccagaaaCTGGTCACTGCCTCAGTTGAACATCTGTACTAAACCAGCCTTCCAAAACAAATGGTAAATGCAATACAAAGTCGTCTTTTCCAGTGACGTTGGCAAAAACTGGAAGTCTGATGGCTGAAAGAACGTTTATTTCTCTCAGAAATTTTCAGCTATAACCTGTGCCAGTTTCAGTTTCAATTTACCAGAGTAAGAACATGCACACATGCGAATGAAAATTTCTGTGATAGGGATGCGTCAACGCTGCAAAGAGACGGCGCGGGTCATGGTCAGTTTGAGCATTGAGCAAGCACCAAAACAAACATAACAGTTGACCTGATTCAATCAGGCGATGCGGATGAACCAATCTTCTCGAAACCAACTGGACTCAACAAATCAATGACCAGGAGAAGCGGATTGACCAGCTCTCCTCAGTGACAACAATCTCTCACCTCCGCTCCAAATCGACGGAATCGAACAGGGAAAAAAAGACACAACCGCCGAATCGCAAACAACAGCAACCGCCCGGAAACAAACCCTTGTCACAGCACAACAGAACTCCACCGCGCGCTCGATGCGGCTTGGGAGCAAGGGAGGCGGGTGGGGGAGTGGAGCCGTTATTACCTGCCGCGGCGAGGCGCCGATCTCCTCGTCCATTGGGAAGGGCTCCGGCTCCCGCTCCCGCCCACCGCCGGAATCTCGCCACAGAACGGCAGCTCCgcgaagaagcagcagcagcaagggaAGCTAAAAAAAACCGGAGTATGTGAAGCTAAACTACGGGCCAAGTACTGCCGCAACGGCCCCGCCCCTAGCTAGCTCGGGGAGGCCTGGGAAAGCGACAGGGGTGTGGTGGGTAgtaggaagaagaggagagaagCTTCCCCTCGCCTCGCCCAGTTTTGTAGCCGCAGACGGCAGAGGGCAGACGTAGACGGCAACCGGGGGGAGGTCACGTCGCCGTCTGGAGGACGACGCGTGAGAAGAAGAGCAGCTCGcgtcgcgcggcggcgggctggaTCGGGTTTCGGTCTGGGGGCCGCGGGGGAAGGCGGGCCGGGGTGTCAGCGTCGGTGGGCTAGCACGTGGGGGTGCACGGGGTCGTCGTCCCACACGGAGCGGTTTTGACGCGAACGGCTGTGGGGATCTGGATTGGGATCGGGACGATTTTGCGAGGGAATTGTGTGATGCGCGACCGTTTTTTTCCTTGTCTTAACTCCCAAGTAACTAACTCCCCGTTTTGGTTTTATGACCTTTATCGGAGTGCCGGCTCAAATGAGCTTGCGTCacaacggaacaacaaaataaaatgatacattcaaaacatgcatcaaaaaCTCTCTTTGCTATTCGTTAACGATTTCCAAATATCCCTTTAAAAAAGGTTTTTTCTGAAGATTGTGTCTTTATACTCTAGTCtctcaaaatagaacaatacattttcttctgaaaattatataacatcacccggccaaagaagttttgagacggaatcacttaattttttttagttctctTCAATATCTCACTTCAGCCGTTAAAACAAAGAATTAGCAGCGacaacaaatttatgttttggcaGTTCGATGTTCGTTTATGAGTATAgacatttgattattttgttgtGTATGCCTATTCTGAATTTCCTTGTTTTATGAAGGAGTTTATCAATATTAGATTAAATCAAGCCTAATTAATAAACTGACAGTGCACGTGTAAATTTTTTCCAATTATTTGATCGAGTTGTTCGGCGGATCTAGCTTGTGGTCAGTTCAGACGACTTGACGTCGTTGGCCTCTCGGCTATCTGACCACTCGTAGTCCTGTCTCTGCGTGGCGACTGGAGTCCGTCTTATATGGCCGGCAAGTATTAAATGTGGCAACTCGCCCGTGGATATCCGACCCAAGTGGGTAAAATATGGGTCGACGTTTACGCCCATGGGTATACCCGATGGCCCACACGATTAGTCATGGGTAGGGTATGGGTATAAGTTTATACCCATGGATACCCGATGGGTTGCCCagttaatattttaattaaatacatattatttttattatataatatGTGGATTCTTTAATGAATAAGAATTAACGGATGAAACCTgctataaaaataaaataaagaccAAGTGCAAAATTGGCCCAGTAGCCCTTACTCGATGACCCATCAACTTGCATGTTTGGCCATCTCTCTCGCTCAGTCTGGCTCACAGAAGAAAGGCATCGAGGCGCCTTCTCCCATCTCCCATTCTACACTCGGCCATCATCTCTCGTTCTCTCTACTACGCCCTAGGCGCCGCCACTATTCTCTCTTGCAGTCTGTCTCATCAGCTTCTTCTAACAATTCGCCGTCTCCTCGTGTAATTTAGCCCTAGGAGGAGACGGCCGCGGCTGAGAAACGGAAGAGGGGACCGGCCGTGTGGCCGCGCCTGGGACACAGAGGGGATGACCGTGGGTTCGATTCCTTGCCCGATGGGTGCCCGATCAGGTCTCATCTTCCGACTCTCCTAGTGTCCTGGTGGAGCGATCTTTTTCTAGTCAGATTCGGAATTGTTGCCCGACTCTCGTAACGATCCCGCTTGGCGATGGATTTCCTCGCGGAGTTCCAGTCCAATTCAGTGCAGGTAACAGGCCAATCGGcttagtaggcctaatataTATGCAATCTTGGGGGCCCACATTTTTTTgggaagtttgacagacgacggtgaagggaacggtccgtattttttagataggcatagatactccctccaatcctaaattgttgtcgaaatattgcatgacgctttttaagaatagatggtcaaatttgagtcaagaatttagaatcagagggagt
This is a stretch of genomic DNA from Brachypodium distachyon strain Bd21 chromosome 1, Brachypodium_distachyon_v3.0, whole genome shotgun sequence. It encodes these proteins:
- the LOC100845665 gene encoding potassium transporter 7, encoding MDEEIGASPRQDQWRNHRKTLSILAFQSFGVVYGDLSTSPLYVFKSAMSGNLYNYRDEITIFGLLSLIFWTLTLLPLLKYVIIVLSADDNGEGGTFALYSLLCRHAKLSLLPNQQAADEELSTYYQPGCDRAAVSSPFKRFLEKHRKLRTCLLLFVLFGACMVIGDGVLTPTISVLSAISGLRDSDTGGLGNGWVVLIACVVLVGLFALQHRGTHRVAFMFAPIVVLWLLSIGGIGLYNIIRWNPRICLALSPHYIVKFFKRTGRDGWIALGGVLLAVTGTEAMFADLGHFTASSIRLAFVGVIYPCLVLQYMGQAAFLSKNISDVEDSFYQSIPRPVFWPMFVLASLAAVVGSQSVISATFSIVKQCLSLGCFPRVKVVHTSRWIYGQIYIPEINWILMVLCLAVTVGFRDITVIGNAYGLACVAVMFVTTWLMALVIIFVWQKNILLALMFLVFFGSIEGAYLSSAVMKVPQGGWAPIALAFVFMFIMYVWHYGTRRKYLFDLQNKVSMKWILTLGPSLGIMRVPGIGLIYTELVTGVPAIFSHFVTNLPAFHQILVFVCVKSVPVPYVPADERYLIGRIGPRQYRMYRCIVRYGYKDVQKEDENFENHLVMSIAKFIQMEAEEAASSGSYESSTEGRMAVIHTADTVGTGLIMRDSNEAAGTSLTRSSKSETLQSLQSLYEQESGSLSRRRRVRFQISEEERIDPQVRDELSDLLEAKEAGVAYIIGHSYVKARKNSNFLKSFAIDYAYSFLRKNCRGPSVTLHIPHISLIEVGMIYYV